In Corylus avellana chromosome ca8, CavTom2PMs-1.0, the genomic stretch GTAAGATTCAGCCACTTTTACTCGTTATCAGTTTTCATTTTATTGCTCTGGTGCATTCTTTGGGTGATTACTAGTGATAATTCAAGGAATGGTGCTGGTAGTGGAATTTTTAAGCATGTAAAATCAGACACTTTCCCTTCAGCTTCGGAGCGTTGTGATGCGTGTCTGATTTCTAGCAATGCTGAGCTTGAAGCTTAGTGCCCCCTGCTGATATTTCGTTGATCATTGAAGATTGAGCATGATTGTTTCTGATAGGTTGCTTTGGTGGTGTTTGTTTCAGATTTGGCGGAACTCCATTTAAAAGAAGTATTGAATCCCCTTCAGCATGGAAATCCCCTTGGTTCATCAACTCTTTTCTGCCTGGTCCAAGGATTGATACTGACATAACAATTGAGGTATCACAAGTTCTGATTCATAAGTATTTTCGTAAAGTATATGGTTTATGGTTCTTTTATTGATATTTGCTATTTCCTCCAGGATATGGGGTATTTTATGAGCCCAGGAGATAAAAGCTTGGATGCCATTGGGTTGATGAAACAGATAAGTGAGCACAGTGCGGCTGCATACGCCAATGCCCAGGAGGTTTTGGGAAATGAAACTCCAAAAACATTACTAAAGGAAAAATGCACCAACCATGGAAATCTGGACCAAGAAAACAATCATGTACCACATAACCATACTGGGAGCCGTTCCCATTTGGCTCCAAATGTTCTGGTATGACAAGTTTTGCTTAAGTTTCTCCATAGAAGTTTTTTCCATAACAAATAACTGGCGCTAGTAGGGCAGTATGGTAGGCTAGCAATGTTCCATTTTAGTTATTTTCCACAAAAATGGTTCATTTGCAGTACATTCATAAACATGATGGAGATGGTTAATACGAATTGAATAAGCTACAactattattttgcttttgtttttgtttttgtttttattttttttcatatttttaattcttgtaTCCTATTAATAGATTCCTTGAAATGTATCATAAAATCCGCTGAATAGATTATTTTGAAATCTTGCAGACAGAGCGTCGCATCCTTGACTTCAGTGAATGTGGAACACCTAGGAAGGGAGCAGAAAATGTGAAATCCTCGAACGGTATAAGCTTGTCAAGTCCGTCTTCCTATCTGTTAAAGGAATGCAGATAGCTATGGCTAAAAGCCTTTCACTGTCATTATTTGAAGTCGATATATACATATTGTTCTTCCTCTTTCACTGTTGcacattttgattttgattaattgataGAAGGTTCAAGTTCAATGTACTCTTTAGATTATGTTACCTCATTTTTCAAGCGGACCGTATGCCTCTTAATGATCACAATTGGGAATTCCATTACAAGATAATGCATCTGCACATCACATTACCCAGCAGATAATATGCTATTGCCTAGAGTTGGAGATTTCACACTCACCCACCCCCCATCTCTCAAGACAAAACAAAGTGCTCTTCGGAAAGGCAAAGATTTGTATCCTGGGTTTCAGTTAAACTAGCAGATAAGCAAGGATTTGTTCGTTGACTTTGGATACCAGCATTTTACATATGATGTATTATTTGAAACTTCCATTTTCCACAGCTTCAATCAGATCAAAGCTTTTTAATGTAGATGATATACAAAATTCACGTGAAAGTTCATGTACGTTCAAAAGTATACAggatcatgtttttttttttcaaaaaaaaaaaaaaaaaaaaattatattagaggTGACTAACAATCAGCTGTAGATAAATcatattaagttatttaacatCGCTGTGAACACCCTGCCAATTTCATGAATACTCAAATTAAGATCCAGAGCTCCAAAAGACCCAGCCTCATGGATCTTTCATATACAATGTAAGAGATTCTCGGGCGTTTATTATAGAACACCAACTTGAGACTtatatgttgtagttttttaacggtttaaatttaattctaaattttttaggagagaaaaagaataaagttaAATTTGGACGTTGAAAAAATTAGAGCACATAtgttgtatatttttttattgtaccTAAACTAAAATCATCAAAATCTCCATTGAAATTGAAGTATTTACTGAAAGAACAGGTTTGAAGTTCCATTTTCACCAATTTCTTATCACATACCCGGCACACTCTTTTAATGCATTTCATGAAAGGCATATTGATCCCATGGGTCATAACTCCACCCATTCAAATAAATCTAACAAGTTTTGAAATTAGGAACAAAACCCATCGTTTATTGCTATGCAGTGTCTCTTCCACTTCTACCATAATGCCAGGATTTTTTAACTAGGATAACCTTTCTATACACGAattagaggtttttttttttttttttcgtagaCACCCGAATCAAGCCAAAAAAGTTtataaaagtgcaaatttaTTGCCCCTACATAGTGGTACAATAGGACCGATATAAATTGCCATATTAGATTAgtcattgattaaaaaaaaaataaaaaaaataaaaattcaaagatgACACATCAACGTTGTAAAATACACCACAATCACAATTATTGATAAACGTCTTTATGGTCAATAAACGACTAGTTATTTAAGCCCGGACGCCCCCCCTAAAAAGGAGAACCATAGATTTGAATAATGAAGCCCCTAACTCATAGCCGAAGAAAAAGCCACccattctcttttctttttcctatctTTGCCCAGAAATAAGCTCCCCCGAGCACTTCAAActgaattttaaatttcaattttccGCATCTATTTCTTACATTTCTTGGCAAGGAAGTAGAGGATAAAAGAAACTCTTCCAGAGCAATATGAGCCAGTGAGAGCAAAATCTTCCTCATACAAGCTATAAAAATAACTTGTCCAAAATTTCTAAGCTTCATATAAAATCTCTTCAACAATCCTCAATTATCAAACACCACCATCTTTCAACCCCTCAGTATTTTAGAGGGcaattattgaaacaaaaatagttaaatataaagaGTAGACGGATATGGCAAAGACCTTAGAGATTCTCACTAGAAGAAtgtttgcctatatatatatatatatatatttgcctatatatatatatatattcagacaACACCAGTAACAGCTGCATGAATTGCGTCCGTAAGATGAGGGATTGTCCTAGTGCTAAGACCTGCCATGCTAATCCTCCTGCATTATTCACAGAAAACAAGGATTTAGGAATTGGAGTTGAAATTGTTTTGTCTCATGTGAACACAATGTGTACCATAGATGCCTAGACATGCTTTTAAAGAAAGCAATGCCTATATCAGCTTTGGATTTGACTAGTAAAAATTTATTAGATCAGCCTAGACATGcttttgaagaaagaaatttaTTACAACTAATAAATTGTAATAATAGTACGCTgctctcttgtgtggacatgttaaaaaaaaaaaaaaaaaaatagtacccTGCCGAATTAGGAGCTGCACATATCCTCAACTTGTTAACAGAAATTTTCCTTGTGATAAACCTCTTCTAtgattaattaagttaatacattttgtttttaatacttacaaaaaaaaaaaaaaaaaagttaaaaagaaataaatcttCTTACCCATCAGATGTCATGTATATATGGTACTCTCTAGTCATGAAAGCAACTTGTTCCGAGTTCAATCCCGTGAAAGTAAACATTCCAATCTGCTTAATAATATGACTCCAGTCCCCAGGTGTACCTGACAAATAGGTTAAGTTAAACAAATGCATACACTATGTCCACTTTTATAAACACAATTAACGAGCAGACAAGCATTCATGTTATGCACAATAAGGTTAAAACAGAGGTTAACAGATGAAGAAAaggagggagaggggaggaggggcGGCGGGTCTCAATCAATTCTTGCCCACACTCACAGGCTAATGCACACTCCAGACCACTACCTACCCAAGAAGTACtagtaaaaaaatgtaaaaaacaaAACCGGTGCTACCATTAAAGGATGAGAACAggaataaaacttaaaaaatgctGACCTTTAGCACGTAAGGCATCAAAAAGTTGATGGCGCATGCTGATAATACGGTCAGCCATTGCCTTCAACTCAATAGTCCATTCATTGTACATGTCCCTGTATAAGTACCACATAGAAAGATGTATGCACCATAACAAAATGAGGACTCCACAAGCGAGAGATATTCACAGACGCTGTCTATTGTTAGgatatcttcttttctttccttcaattttttattttttatttttttatttcattaaaaaggaaagaatgtaaaaaagtagaaaaaaaaaaatgtcctgGTACTTCAAAGCTACTCCTTTTCCTAGTTGTGCTAGCCTGGAATCTTGTCAAGTTTTGAATTACCTGTCCTTGAGGATGGTAGCCACAATAGATGCACCATGAATGGGTGGGTTTGAATACATAGGCCTGACTACAAGTTTCACTTGGCTTTCAACTCTGCTTGCAATATCAGCAGTCTTGCAGACCTATATTCACGTATAAAATTGAGATGacaataatcaaagaaaatatgcaGAGGTAGAGATCAATTGTTGTTCCAAAAACAGCAGGATCAAAAGCATAAATTTGATCTGATATGaatgttaattttaattataactaGACAGCAGCAACCCAATAAGTGGATCAGAAGCCCTAAAAAGAAATTCATGCACATGATGTAACAGGCAACATGCACTAAGAATCAAAAGGTACAAAGTTacaaacaataaattttaaagGTATATAGAAGTCGTATACCCCTACGAAATTGAACTGTTATTCCACCATCAGCTAAACATATGAAACATTAACCTTGTGGAAGTTGGTGTAAGAGTCTTACTATGCTCAAGGCACCAACTCGTTCCCCATAGAGTCCCATGTTCTTAGCATAACTCTGAGCAACAAGGCATTCACCACCATCAGCAACAAACATACGAACAGACTGTGCATCTGCATCCAGACTTCCACTTGCAAAACCCTTTGATGCCAAAAAAGTACAATTTCAGTTCATAAGGATGGGATGATGTTAAACAAGGAATAAACATATGAATTCTAGTGATAGGGGAAATTGCTGGTTGCACTTGTTGCATATAAAGTTGCCTACCTGATATGCACTGTCAAAGAAAGGCAATAATGCTTTTGATCTCATCAGCTGCCTGATCTGCTCCCACTGCTGAACTGTTGGATCAACACCGGTGGGGTTGTGTGCACATGCATGAAGCAGCACAATAGCTCCAGATGGTGCAGAACCAAGGTCTTCTAGGAGGCCTGTCAGCAACAGTAAGTTAATATCTTAACATCAGAAAGAACTACAAAAACATTATGTTCTTTGCCAGCAATATATGCAAGAATATCATAAACACTGAGTGATACAACAACATAAGTTAACaaacaaagataaaataaaaggatGGGGAACACAGGATAAAAATACAAGAAACGTAAGgaataaattattaaagaaGATCATCTGATATTATTAATCATTCATAAATAAAGCAATCAATTCACACTTGCAAGTAGGATATTCCAAACCTTGGAAGTTCAGCCCGCGTGTTGCTGGATCATAATATCGGTAAGTTTTCACAGATAGACCTGCTATAGTGAAGACTTTTGGGTGGTTTCCCCATGTTGGCTGGGGAATGTATATTGTGCGCTGCAGAACAACAGAGATGATAAGGGTAAATATGAAACCATATAAGGAACAATTATcaaaaaacaattcaacaaGTAAGCACTTTACTTGATGGTAATGTCTTGCCAAAAATTCGCCCCCAACTCTCAATGAGCCGGTACCAGACAAGCACTCGACAGTGGTTACCCTGTTCTCTTGAATAGCAGGGCTATATGCattgccaaaagaaaaaagcaatcaGGCAAAGAACCAACAAGAAACCTCCTATGTCAAACATCCTTATATTCAATACAATGTGtttatcaaacacaattttttttttttttttgataagttgtgTTATCAAACACAGTTCGATCTAATTCATCCCTTAAAACATTCGGCTTCCTTACCTGTCAGCACCAAGAATAAGCTTAGCACTCAATTTGTTGAAATCTGCAAGTCCAACAATAGGAAGGTATTCCTTCACGCGTGCCCTAGACATCAAACAAATACAAATTCAATCACCACTTTGAACAAAGTTGAGATCACAATGATAACCATCAACTAGCTTACCTGTCATTAACAATCTGCTGCTCTGCTCGCCTCACTACATTAAGAACAAGAGGTTTTCCTTCCTGTTACGCCATTGACACTACCAGcttagtaacatgtcaaatcAGATATAAGCaaatgcatttaacatttagcCCCCATCAGACTCCCCTGAAACTGTTCATCTACAATCAATTAACCCCTATCCCATGTACGAAAAAACAAGATGCATACCTAATTAATGAAATATGGCGCTTCTtgctttaaataaaatttcaacaatATTACTTCGAATTAGCCCAACGAAAAAATAAATCATCACCTCGGTTCGGTAAGCGCCAACACCCAAATTCAGCTTAACCGGGCTTGGATCTTTGTTATATGCAACAGTCACCTGTTCAATCAAACAtaagtttagtttagtttagtctATTATTAGTTCAACATCTGCGGCCATTTACGTTTCATAACACCAAtatcaatatataaaaaaaaaacaatagagcCAAACGCTCTGTTTGGCCGCTGAGAAAATATAGAATAGCGTGAGAAACTCATCAAAGAGTTTCGGTGATCACATGGCCTTCAGCGATTGCGATCAACATCCATAAACCGAAAAACAGATTTTCAATCACAAAAACTTACTTCTAGGTATCACACAGAGATAAGTAGAACTCTATTTTCAGGAggataaacacaaaaacacGCTCGGCAACATTTTCTACTATTTTTCCTCAGTTTTCTCTGCAGctaaacacagagagagagagagagagagagagagagagtaccccGAGGATGGGATCTTCGGGAGCACGAACAACGTGAGCGAAAACGGAATCGGCGTGGAAGCCGGAGGTAGGAGAGGCAGAAACGGTGTCCTTAAGATTCTGAGAGTCCATCGCAGGCGAAGCGTCCACAAGGTGTCTGACCAGAGCGTTCAACCTCCGATCACTCGCTGAAATAGCagaggaaggagaagaaggagaagcaaTACTATGGGCGTCGGGTGACGTTAACTGTGGGCGCATCTTAGTCGCTCTCCCAAGCTTTAAAATACAATACGCCTTTTAGTTTCTCTTTTGGTAAGTGCGGGATCGCGTGCTCGACGTACAGCAGGATGCATTTTATTAAGCGGGTTAGGTCTCAATGCTGCTTACGCGGCGACTGATGGAGCCTGTCACGTGGTGACGTGTTTTGATCATGTGGGCCCGTTCTATTacagttccttttttttttttttagaggttAGAAAATCCTCTTTTTGAGCTGGACAAGAATGGTtagaatataagaaaaatatataatatattttttatatttcttaattataGTTGATAtcgaaatattctctatttatagattgattgtaatcatatattgtgattgtaatcaaattaaggggatttgattactatatttatatttagacattaccctataaataggaatTATTGTATTatagacaaattaagttaatgagtACAATATAGTCCTTAGGAATTATTTTAAGTGGTGAATATAGGTGTCTAATATCGAACCACCCATAAAGTTCTCTCTTGTTTCCGCTCATATTCCCTCATAGTCATTATTTCAACAAGAATGatgatttgtgattttaaaagttatttcatTGTTGAAGTGAcaccaaaaaattaaacaaaaaaataaataaataagagtgACTTATACAACTTCTcgaaaatatttagaaaattgACTTGTAATTTTTGGAATCGGTTATTAATTACTGCATGTGatttaactattttatttttatctatttatatttcatttttgtattgcaaataatacttttaaaatgaaaGTAGTACTCCCATCTAACTTTCGTCCAAAAAATTGACGGAAGTCCACATCAACTGAATAAAAGTTGACATGtggcaattaaaaaataaaaaaataaaaccctttgaaaaaaatgagatgGTCAACCAGCTATCCCTATGACCAGACGACTCTCATAGGTCTTAGGGTTACTCGCCACTCGTGTTTGGCAcgaatataaatataaaattatttatacaagataaaatataaatccatcatataaataatattttaacaataataatgaaattattaaaaataatctTATTTTGAGGAGAtaccttttctctttttccccgAATTCCAttctttgaacaacaattttctttctatttttctctttacaaaaatagaaatacaaacatttttgttttcacaaacCCATAGAAGCATGACGTTGATCCTGTTGAGTGTTGATGAAGGCTCAGGAACTGTTACAGAGTGACGTAATGGGACCACTTCAAGGATTAGGCATGGCGCAACACGTGGTAATCCGTTTTAGATCATACTGTCAACGGTGGCACGTAAGTCGAGGCTGAGTTGCCGTCTTTTCTGACCGTTTCAGTATGCAACAAATCGGATACGTTTGTGATACGAAAATGGTAGTACGTTTGTTCACGTATCCGATTTGTAAGAAGTCTAATTACCCAAAATAGTTAGAAGTctctaaaaaaacatattctttaaattattatttttaaatttgactgTTTTCATATGTTATTCTTCAATTTGACTGTTTTTATTTGAACAGAATATTCTTTAAATTCAATACACCTTTCTTTATTTATACAAAATCATTCCATGTGGTGAGttacaaataattatttgagATTTAAAAAGTGACTAAAAATTTGTGGTAAGTTAAAAATGCAAATAGGTCTTTGAATCGAACTTTTGTCCATAATTGACAAAAATTGTCATGGGCAGCAATCATATTTGTAACAAGTGTTGCTTCTAATaacaaacataaaagaaaaatgtaaagtccacatacccccttaaactcctaattgacaatgtccctccaaacttttaattgtgacaatgttccttccaaactaccaaaacattgtcaatgtccttccaaaactagcaataagacaaaaatgcctccataaatttctcaataagacaaaaatacccctttaaattcaataataataataatttttttaaaaaccgaaaaattttaatttaaaaataatatttaaaaaacaatttttaaaaaaaaaaaaacgaaaatttttaattttaattttttttaaacagaatttttatttttatttttattttttttaaaaaaaaaaaccgttttttattttgtttaaaaaaatgaaagtttttattttattaaacaaaaatttttattttttaacagtaaatttttattttaaaaaaattataaaaataaaataaaaaaactaaaattttcaatttttataaataaaaaaatggaaatttttttttaaatttttttttttataaaatggatttctttaaaaaaaaaattaaaaaaatttggcaacctcttggattttttgtttgtttgtttgttagttttaggtatTTTCTAGAAGATTtcgtatttttgtttttattttactaagggtaattccatcattggggggaacattgacatttttttgtagtttttttttttttttttggggaaggggggacattgtcaattaggtggtagtttgagggggatatgtgaactttttccaaagaaaaatataaaaatatgaaaaagaaaaacaataaaaagaaaaatggggatGCTTGGATCACTCCCTTTAGCTAATCTAGGAGTGGTTCCACAATCCCCAATGGCAATGAGTGTGGTTTTGGTCACACTTATCTTATGATTTTTAATCAATATCATAAGAAGTCTTGAGAATTACAGTCTTTCTCATCAACAATATTTTTGTGGAAAAACAACTCTCATGGTCTGTTTAGTGCATAAGTGTGATGCCCCAAATATTGAAAACCCAAAATGCATTTCCTTATATAGGTGTTAATCACTTTTACAATCTATTCACTCTTACAAATTTGTTTAAACCTTTTTAgtaaaaaacactaaaatatcCAACTTTTAATTTCGGACTAAACGTTCAACCCTAGATCACCGAACGTTTGAACATAACCCTAGCACAAACGTTCGACCCTAGACTACGGGAACAGTCGACCTACAACCTTAAAACTGTTGGGTAATAGTACACTAAACGTTCGAAGCATTACCAAACGGTCGAAGCCAGTCTGaaaagcaatttaaatctaCTATCCACATTACCCAGCTTTATCCATCCATCCCTCCCTTATCTTTCACCCCTCACCCCTATacttcaccaaccctatacctAAGGGGAGAAAGACGAGATTTTGAGGTTGTTTTGTCATCTTCAAGGTAAACCTTAATACATTAAGCTTGTTTCATATTGTTTATATGATTTTCATGTTTCTTACAAGTTTTAATGTGCTATGATGAGTTTGTATAATTATTTtcctgaaaaaacaaaaagttttttcaaatgttttaaacCACTTCTTGTTTTCTTAGATTATCATGTTGTTGTAGTTTATTATGTCTTTATGTCCTATTAGGAGCCTATGATGAGATTTGCTACATGCTGATTTAAAAATAAGAACCTTCCATACATTCTAGCATTTTGACCAAACGTTTGACTTCAAGTCCGAACGTTCGACCATGAGCCCGAACGTTTGGACAGTGTCCAGAATGAGTAATTAGGGTTTTGTGACCTTCTATCCAATTTGATTCCCAACTAGGATTTTATGTGTTTAAGATATATTATCTAGTACTGCAAATAACGTTAGAATATGTTTCGAAATAGTAGAAATTCAAGATGTCCGAGGATTTGAGCGAGCAgacaaggtaagtaaatactttcaactgcttttaataaaatgaaaaaattacactttaccctccaaagtttggagcaattttcaattcgacttccaatgttttaatttttgcaatgcacccccccaaactttcaaatttttacaattcgactattccgtcagtcaaaac encodes the following:
- the LOC132190101 gene encoding aspartate aminotransferase, cytoplasmic, coding for MRPQLTSPDAHSIASPSSPSSAISASDRRLNALVRHLVDASPAMDSQNLKDTVSASPTSGFHADSVFAHVVRAPEDPILGVTVAYNKDPSPVKLNLGVGAYRTEEGKPLVLNVVRRAEQQIVNDRARVKEYLPIVGLADFNKLSAKLILGADSPAIQENRVTTVECLSGTGSLRVGGEFLARHYHQRTIYIPQPTWGNHPKVFTIAGLSVKTYRYYDPATRGLNFQGLLEDLGSAPSGAIVLLHACAHNPTGVDPTVQQWEQIRQLMRSKALLPFFDSAYQGFASGSLDADAQSVRMFVADGGECLVAQSYAKNMGLYGERVGALSIVCKTADIASRVESQVKLVVRPMYSNPPIHGASIVATILKDRDMYNEWTIELKAMADRIISMRHQLFDALRAKGTPGDWSHIIKQIGMFTFTGLNSEQVAFMTREYHIYMTSDGRISMAGLSTRTIPHLTDAIHAAVTGVV
- the LOC132189593 gene encoding transcription factor MYB3R-4-like; the protein is MNDLLLHSPSQVGSKADRALLGSNVRSPRNQHSRSLAAASDQGISNKSSCGNPCTSVSSPTVCKKKHESHSVAVTCVQSASSSAPVATTVDNARNDAVMETFSIFGGTPFKRSIESPSAWKSPWFINSFLPGPRIDTDITIEDMGYFMSPGDKSLDAIGLMKQISEHSAAAYANAQEVLGNETPKTLLKEKCTNHGNLDQENNHVPHNHTGSRSHLAPNVLTERRILDFSECGTPRKGAENVKSSNGISLSSPSSYLLKECR